In Chitinophaga oryzae, the sequence TGTGCGGGCGCTTTGGAAAGCGTGCTGCTGTACATCGCCGGGCGTCTGGAAATAGCCGTCTGCCATGTAACCAAACAGCGAAGCGTAAGGATAACCGGGGATGCCCACATTCCAGCCGGCTTGTGGTGTTACGCCGTCGTTGGCCAGTACTTTCGTCTGATTGTTAAACAGGTTGGCGTTCAGGTACCAGGTGAAAGGCCCGTGACTGCTCCGCCAGCCTGCATTCACTTCCCAGCCCCACGCCCTCATTTCCCCGGAGTTGAAACGCAGCGGCCATGCGCCCTCCGTGGAGGACAGTTGCACCGGTATGCGCATATCGCGGTTGTGTTTCACAAAATAATCTGCGGAGAGGGTGAGCCTGCCGCGGAACAGGGTGGCGTCCCAGCCGTAGTTGTAAGTCGAGATATTTTCCCAGCCGGATGCCTGCGGAACAGGGTTTTTATAGACAAAAGGCGTAAAGGGACGGTTGTACCCAAAGGTGAAAGTGCTCAGCCGTTCGTCGTTGTCAATGTTGTTCCAGCTGTTGACATTACCCAGTCTTCCCCAGGACCAGCGAAGTTTGAATTCATTGAAAAAATGGAAGGTGCGGTAAAACCACTCCTCATTGTTGAGCCGCCATCCGGCAGAGAAGGAGGGGAAGGCCTGCCATTGTTCCATCGCCGGGAAGGCGCTGCTGCGCTGTGACAGGCGGCCGCCGATCAGGTTGGCCTCCAGCAGGTAGCGGTTGTCGTAGTTGTAGTTGAATTTGCCGAACAATGACAGCAGTGTGCCGTTGGTAAAGCGGGTCATGCTGTATTGCGGCGCCCCGTTAAAATTATAGGCGTTGACGTTATCCGGAGGAAGGTCGTAAGAGGCCGCCGTATATTGGTCGGTGTTATAGGTCTCCTGCGTATAGCCGCCAAGTATATGAATGTTGTGCTTGTCAAGCCTGGTGTCATAATCAGCCAGCAACTGGAGGTTGCCGCCTTTGCCCTGCAGTTTGCTTTTCTGCAGCAGGCTGTGCTCCTGGAGCGCTGCCACCGGGGCCAGCTGGTTCCATAGTGGGATACTGTTGCGCCCGAGGTTGTCGTGGAGGGTGTGTTGTTGGGGACTGTATACCAGCCGCAGGGTGAGACCTTTGGCCAGCAGGCTGTCGGCCCGCAGGGTGAAAACAGCGTCGATGTAGTTGTTTTTTTCCTCGCGGATACCGCCGTCGTGCAGCATAGCATAGATGGGTGCGCCGCCGAAAGCGAAGTGCGCTGTGCCGGGCACAAAAACAGGGACGTTGCCTGGTCCGCGGTAAAGTCCTGCCAGCAAGCCTTGTGGCCCTTCCACCGGTTGAGATGGGGAGAAGGTATTGGTTTGCGCGTAGGACAGGCGTGTTTCGAGACTGATATGTTTGCTGAAGCGGTTGTTGAGATTGAAACGGGCATTCAAACGGCGGGTCCTGTCGGGGCCTTCCACGAAGAGTCCCTGCCGGCCGAAATAGCCGAAGGAGGCGGAAAACTGGTTCAGCGAATCGCCGCCTTTAACGGAGAGGTTATAGTTCTGTACGCTGGTTTTCTTTTTGGAAAGCAGTGACAGCTGGTCGAAGTTATAGTAGTAACGATAATAGCCGGGTTTCGTATAGTCTTCTGCGTAATAGTTCCCTTTTTCCATCAGCGCTATTTCACCGGGTTGCCATGGCGCAAATCCGCCGGCGTTGACGGTGGCTTCATTCTCCATGCGCGCCTGTTGGGCGGAGGAGAGGCGGTGGGGGATGCGGATGGGAGTTTCAAAGCCAGCCAGGGTATTGAAGTCGACAGCCAGTTTACCGGGTTTGCCGGTGCGGGTGGTCACCAGCACTACGCCGCCGGCGCCGCGCGCGCCATAGATGGAGGCGGCGGAAGCGTCTTTGAGGATGGAAACGGATTCAATATCATCGGGGTTCAGGACGGCCAGCGAGCCGGGGACGCCATCGATGATGACGGGGGTATTATTGCTGCCGGAGTTGACGCCGCGAACCTGTAGGTTAAAACCTTCTTTACCGGGCTGGCCGTTGCTGCGGGTCACCACCAGGCCGGTGGCGGTGCCTTGCAGGGCAGCCATTACATTGGGTACCGGCCTGCTTTTGAGCCGGGCACCGTCTACCTGTGCAATGGCGCCGGTGATGTTGGCGCGTTTTTGCAGGCCATATCCGAGTACGACGAGTTCGTTGAGTTTTTTAAGATCGGGTTGCAGGGTGACGGAGATATTATGCCGGTCGCGCACGGCGATTTCTTTGGTTTCGAAGCCGATCAGCGACACGGAGAGGACGGCTTGCCCGGAAGCGAGTTCCACTTTGAAGCTGCCGTTTTCACTGGTAGCGGTACCGTTGGAGGTGCCTTTTTCCCGCAGGGATACGCCGCTGAGCGGTTCCAGTCCGTCCGTCACGACGCCTGTCACGAGCCAGCGGTTGCTGTTGGCCGGCCGCTCGCTGGTAACGGGCACTTCGGCGTGTACTGCATTCTGTGGGATGACGATGATTTGTCCGTCTCTGATTTCCACTTTATAGCGGGCAGTGGGGAAGAGCTGACGCAGCACATCCTGGAGGAGTGCATGGTGTACATGAATGCTGACGCCTTTGCGGGTTTCCAGTTCATCGGTGGAGATGGCGAAGGTGTAGCGGGTTTGTTTTTCGATGTCACGGATAACTGTCTTCAGGCTGGCATTGGCATATTGCAGGGAAATTCTTTTCGGTTGGGCATCAGGGGTTTGAGCGGCTGCGGGGGAGCCGGTAAAAACCAGGATAACAAAATATAAAAGGAAGACAGGCACGCACCTAGACCTGGTATAAGAGCGCGGCGCCTGTAGCATAGCATGCTGCATAAGCAAGAGGGTCGGGCGCCGGTTAGTAGATTTCTACCAGGTTGTCTTTACGGGTGATATTGATTTGAAGTGTTTTCCGCATAATGTCCAGCACTTCCTCCAGCGGCATATTGGGGAAGGTGGCCAGCAGTTTTTTGTCATTCAGCTGCTGGTTGCTGATGTCTACCTGTACATGGTAGAAGTCGGACAAGGCAGCAGCTACTTCGGTGAGCGGAGCGTCATCGAAGGTGAGGGTCCTTGTTCTCCAGGCCAGGATGTTATTGTTTTTCTTATAAAACCGGGTGTCGATGGTGCTGCCATGGCGGGCGAGAGACGCTTCCTGACCGGGTGTCAGGATCACTTTTTTATCGGTGCCCTTGCCTTTATAGGCGGCGCTTACTTTCCCGGACTGTACGAACACTTTCACGCCGGAGCCGGCTGCTTTTACGTTGAAGGCGGTGCCCAGTACCTCTACTTCTACGTCAGGCGCGTCTACGGTGAAGGGGAGGGCATCGTTTTTCACGACGTCAAAGAAAGCTTCTCCCTTGTCTATTTTGATGTGGCGGTTGTTTTTGCCAAAGGTGCGGGAGTAGCGTACAGTACTGTGTGCATTGATATATACCATAGAGCCGTCCGGCAAGTGGAGGCTGTCAAGGTTCTGTGCGGTGGTGATGGTTTTATAGCTGCCGGGGCCGAACCAGGTCCAGGTAAGGCCGACGGCGAGTACGGCAGCGGCGGCCCACCAGTAACGGCCTTTCATCTGAAAGACGCGGGTACTGCGGGGGGCGGCAGGTGCAGCGGTGTTGTCGGTAGTGGTGGATGGCAGGGCGTCGAGGGTTGCATTCAGTTGTAGCCACTGGCCCTGGGTGTCGAAGGCAGATGCTGCCGGGAGCGGATCTCCCTGCCACATCGCTTTCATATCCAGAAAAATATCCAGATTAGCGGTGTCCTGCTGTATCCAGTCATTGAGCTGCTGTTTATGCTGCTCGTTGTCCGGATCTTCCAGGTAACGGATCACTATATCTATATCAGTTTTCTTATTCATGGCTACTTATTAACTATACAATCGGAAAATGTGTTACCATTAGTGGAACCCAAAAAAAATCCTGGTTGTTTTATTCTTTGTTGATCAGTACCACCCGCAATTTTTTCAGTGCGGTAGTAAGGTGGGCATATACCGTATTAATAGAGATGTTCAGCTGTTCTGCGATTTCCGCAGGGGACAGGCCTTTGAGGCGGCTCATTTCAAAGACGCGGCGGCATTGGTCCGGCAGCTTATCGAGGGCCGACCGGTACTGGGCTTCCAGTTCCTTGTGTTCCAGCATGGAATGAGAGGTCTCCGCAGGAGCGGCTGTGAGTAACTGTTCCTTTGCGTATACTTCTTTCCGTTGTTCTTTTTTGATGCGGTTCAGACAGGTGTTGACAGTAGCACGGGCCAGGTAATGATTGATGGGGGCCCTTTCATCCAGGTTTTCCGCACCTTTCCACAAATTGAGGAATACATCCTGCACCATGTCGTTGGCATCATCTTCATCTTTTACATAGCGAAAGGCAATATTATACATGGAAGGAGCGAACTGCTTGAAGACTGCTTCAAACACCGCTTTATTCCTGCTTCTGATGCCTTTTACTATTTCGTCGTTACTTAGTTGCAACATGCTTTGATCTTTTGTTTCCGCCAGTGCGAAGATAAATTTTAATCACTTCGCATTCAGTATTTCCGGAATTTTTTGTCTTTAACATTTCTTTCACTAATGGTAAGCGCATTGTCGAATGTATTGTTAGTATACAGCCGGTTAATGAATTGGTGCAGTATCGCAAAAATCATGCACAACCAGCCGGTTGCACAGTTGTCATCATTATTTTAACCATACAAAAAATTGAATGCCATGAAAAAAACAATCACAGGAATGCTCGCTTTAGCCGCTATGGTAGTAGGGATGTCTTCGTTTAAAAGTGCTGATGCAACGACTGTAAGGTCTTTGGATAGCGCTTCAGTTAAAATGGACTCGCTGATGTCTGTTGACTCAGTGGCACGTTTTGATTCTCTCTCCACCGGGATAGATTCGCTGATGGGTCTGGATTCCATCGCTGGTATCGACTCCATCGCTGGTATCGACTCCATCGCTGGCATTGACTCTATCTCCGGCATCGATTCCATCGCCGGTATTGATTCTGTTGCCCGCATCGATTCTTTCACCCGCGTAGATTCCTTCTCCCGTGTTGATTCTGTGTCCAGGATGGACTCTCTTTTCCGTAACGATTCCCTGCGTATGGACTCCGTAAAAGGTATGGATTCTCTCCGTACTGTTGAAGGCGGTTCCATCAGCGGTAAAGTTACACCTGCCGACGGCGCTGCTGAAGTAGAAGCGGACAACGGTACTGAAAAACTGAAAGGTGCCGTTGCACAGGGCGCTTTCGCTATTCCGGCTGCCAAAGCTGGTACTTATACCATCACCATCGTAGGTAAAGCGCCTTATAAAAGCGCCGTTATCAAGGATGTTAAAGTAGAGGATGGTAAAGCTACCGATCTTGGCGAAATCAAGCTGGAACAATAATCTGTATAGCATCCAACAATTCAATAGCATCCTAAAATGGAAACCCATTTTGGTTTGATCTCAGGGGAGCTTTTTCGGCCCCCCTTTTTTTATGCCTGTATGTGAATGAAGTTGCTTTATAAGTATATTTTCAATATTTAAATGAAAATATTTTATTGAAAAAATGAGTTATAAGGCAATAAATATTTTTTCAGTTTGAAAAAGTTCCCTACATTTGTTACTGTATTCGCATCTGAGTGAATTTTTTATTTTATCCATGTCCGTTTGTTAAAGCCCCAGAAAAAGAGCCGGAAACGGCTCTTTCTTCCAAAGCCCTGGTTTTGACGGAATGGGAAAAAGACACATAAACGTTATCTAAAAAGGTTACATCATAGCTGTCATATATAATAGCTGTCACATCAATCAACCATTATCTGACATCGTTAAACCCAACTGATCTAAGTGAATTACGAAATCATCGAGATGCAGCAATTCTCCGGGAAGCGCGCTGGTATTTATTCTGTTATGATTGCGGACGACAATCTGACGTTGTTTGAACATTTTGTGAAGGCGCATGTAAGGGACCATGCCATGGAAATAAGGAGCATTACCCAGTATCTTTCTTATATTGGAAACAGGTACGGGATGCAGAACAGGTTCTTTAAAGTGGACCGGGGTATGCCCCGGGACGGGGTTTGTGTGTTGTTTGATCACCCGGAGAAAAAGCTCCGGCTGTATTGTTACCGGGTGGGCACTGCGGCCCTGATCGTAGGCGGCGGCATGCCCAGGCCAGGCAGAAGAGGCGGGGAGGGAGTGCCGGAAAAAATGCTGGCCCGTATATCACAGGATATCCGCCGTAAAATCCGCACGGGAGATATCTACTGGTCGGCGCAGGAAGCCCGGCTACAGGGAAACCTGGTGTTCAGGGCAGAGGAGAAAGGATAGGCGCCGTGGTAAGCAGCCGCTACCCGCGGGAAACTTCATCATCGTTGCGGACAGCGGAAAACGACAGGAGCAAAAGCAGGCAGCCGCTGTCCGGCTACATCTTCATCATTTGGAACAGATGGAAAATAATTAGAACAAATGGAAAACAATCATCAGGGCGCCAGGAAATACAGCAGTAAAATTATTGCCGATGTGATGGCCAGCATCACACCGCTGGAAAGTCTGCAGGTGGAAACCCGCTTTGTGCTGGCGGGCCGTATAGCCGGTATCATGGACAGCCGGCATATGTCCAATAAGGAGCTGGCCGCCCGGATGGGCAAAAACCCGTCTGAGATCTCGCGCTGGCTGAGCGGCACCCATAATTTTACCATCGATACACTGTCTGAAATAGCCATAGCGCTGGAAGTACCGGTGGCTACTTTCTTTTCGCCGGCACAACCCCGCGTTGTCAGGGATGTGCGGCTGACCGTCCGCTCCGGGAATATCCCGGCAGACAGTATTTCATTTTCACCGGTGACAAACATTCGCTGATAAGGCCGATCGTTGCTGATGTTTGCTGCCATGCAGTACCATTTTAACGGAACCACCTGAAACGGAAGAATGGCATTATCCGAATTTATTGCCAATTTACGCTCATGACTAAACGATCTTCACCGGCAAAAACAGGACCGCAGCACCTGGTCCTGCTATCGATAGACCTGCTGGACAGCTCCCTGCATTATCCGGGAGACCACCCGCCGTTCGAAAGCTTTCATTTCGATGTGCACATCACCAGTAAGGCAGACGATGAAAAAAGCCAGGTACTGGTAACAGTGACCATCGGTGTGCACCATGAAAATATTGCCAGTCCGCTGGGCAGCATCACCATCAACTGCACTTTTACCATGAGTAACTTTGCGGAGGTGGTCAGGCTCAATGCGGCCGGTCAGCCGGACATGCCGGATGATCTCGTAGAAACACTTCATAGTACAGCACTCTCCACCGCGAGAGGCGTCATGTTCGCCACTTTCAGAGGTACTTTCCTGCATCATGCGGTGTTACCACTGATCACACCGGGCTCCCTTACAGAAGAAAAAAAAATTAACAGCTAGTTTATGCGCACGGTCATCCTGCTTCTTATTTCCAACACCTTTATGACTTTCGCCTGGTATGGACATCTCAAACATCAGGATACGGCCCTGTGGAAGGTGATACTGATCAGCTGGGGCATCGCTTTCTTTGAATATTGTTTTATGGTGCCGGCCAACCGGTTGGGCGCCCAGGAAGGTTTCAGCGGCTTCCAGCTTAAAACCATTCAGGAAGTGGTCACCCTCACTGTTTTCAGCGTTTTTGCCGTGTTCTTTCTGAAGGAACCGCTCCGCTGGAATTACCTGGTTTCTTTTGCCTTTCTTATCGGAGCCGTGTATTTTATGTTTAAAAAGTAGCGGGATTTTGACGATTCCTGATTATCTTTAGCCATTGTATCTCAATCAACCTGAAAATAACCGGCCATCCAAATTGAGGGAGGAAGCGAATATACAATTGCTGGTGGAACGCATTGCGTCGCTGGGCGACGAACAGGCCTACAAGGCCCTGTTCCGCTTGTTCTATAAACCACTCAGCCAGTTTGCCTTCTCCATCGTCAAGTCATGGGAATCGGCCGAAGAAGTAGCCTCCGACGTATTCATGAACATATGGAGAAACCGGGAACGGCTGCTGCAGGTCCAGAATATTAAAGTCTACCTGTACGTCTCGGCCAAAAACATCTCCCTGAATTACCTCTCCCGCGCTTCCAGGACCCAGCATTTCAGTCTCGACGAACTGGAAGTGGATATCAGCGGCGGTTACGCCACGCCGGAACAGATATTTATCTCCGGGGAAATGGTCAAAAAGATAGAGGCAGCCATCAATCAGCTTCCCCCCAAACGGAAAATGATCTTTAAACTGATCCGGGAGGACGGCCTCAGGTACAAGGAAGTGGCGCAGATACTGGACATTTCAGTGAACACCATCGATGTGCATATGGCGCAGGCGCTGAAAAAAATCAGTGAAGTCGTCCACCTTCATTTCTCCCGCTAAAAAAAAGTTAAAAAAAATTTCAGGAGGGAATAGTAGATTTTGAAAATCTGCATGTCCTTCTATTACAATCATGCTTTTGCATCAACGACATGGAACAGGAAAGAATTTGGTTATTGCTGGGAAGAAAGGTATCGGGCGAAGCCTCTATGGCTGAATTGCGCGAGCTGGAGGAGCTGTTGGTGCAATATCCGGAGTTACGGTACCAGGTGTCGGTGCTCAGCAACATGCCTGTACCGGAAACAACACCGGCATGGGCAGAAAAAACGGAACTGGCGCTGGAAAAACACCTGCTCCGGCTCGGTAACGACCTGGCCGCGGCGGAACAGCCGGCAGAGAGCAACGTACGTCACCGTAAAGGCAGGGCAGGAATACTGGTAGCCTTGTCGTCACTGGTGGTATTGTTGGGCGGGTATTGTCTTTTTCTGCTCAACAGCAAGACAACGCCTAAAGCGCCGGCGGAAATGGCGGAGATTCAGACCCGGAACGGTTCCCGGTCCCGCGCTACCCTGCCGGACGGCACGGAAGTATGGCTCAACGGCGGCAGCCGCATCACCTATCAGCGCGATATGAACACGCAGCAGAAAAGGGAAGTGTACCTCTCGGGGAAGCTTACTTCAACGTCGCTAAAGATGCTGAAAACCCGTTCGTGGTAAAAACCGACCGCATGGCGGTCAACGTGCTGGGCACCGCTTTTAATGTCAAAGCGTATCCCAATGAGGAACAGACGGAAACATCCCTGATCTCCGGATCGGTGGAAGTAGTGCCGGCCAACGACCAGGAACGCCGCATACAGCTACAACCCAATCAGAAATTTATTATCAGACATACACAGGATGGCAATGCTCAACCCACACTGGGTTACAGCGTGGAACAGGTGAAAATGAACGGGCAGAACGACCTGATCAACGAAACCGCCTGGTGTGACAACGTCCTGGTCTTTGACAACGAAAGCTTCGCGTCCGTGGCACTGAAAATGGAACGCTGGTTCGGAGTGAAAGTTTATCTGGCGGATAAAAAACTGAAGGCATACCGGTTTACCGGTACCTTTAAAAATGAATCGTTGCCTCAGATTCTGGAGGCGCTGAAGGTTACATCATCTTTCCGTTGCGAGATAAAAGGCAACGAGGTATTTATCAACCAGTAGCACAATTATGTCTGACAAAAGAGAAAAGGTACCATTGGCATAAAAAAAGGGCAAATGCTGCAAACATTTACCCTTTTGTTCAGATCCAACGGCAGGTAGCTTCACTTGGCAATGTAGTACTGTCGTCGTTTTATTGACCTTTAACAACCTAAATGTATGCAAAAAAAACATACATTTTGTCATCCTTTTGCACATACATAAGGAAAATGTTGTACTGCTAATGAAACTGGTGTCCTTTATTATTCTGATTACCTCTTTGCATATAACAGGCCGCGTGTTTGGTCAAAGTGAGCGGATATCGGTGAAAGCAGATCAAATGCCGCTGACACGCCTGTTAAAATTGATGGAGAAAAAAAGTAGTTATCGTTTCGTATATCGTAACGATCTGATACCCGCACATGTACGGGTTACTATCGACTTGAAAGAGGAACCAGCAGAGGAAGCCCTCCGGCGCATATTGCAGGGAACAGGGCTCACTTACAAACCGCTGACCGATGGCCTTATAGCCATCGTACCCGGTGCGCAGGCAGCTATCCCGGATATCGTCGTCAGCGGTCAGGTGACCGACAATACCGGCCACCCGCTGCCAGGGGTAAGCATCCGGATTGCCGGCGTCAATAAAGGCGCAACCACCGGCACTGACGGGCAGTTCCGGATGATGGCCCCTCCAACGGGAACACTGGTTTGCTCTTTTATCGGTTATGAAGAACAGAAAATAGCGATCGGTCACAGATCGATGTTGAATATCGTCCTGAAGGACGACGCCAGAGGACTGAATGAAGTAGTAGTAGTGGCTTATGGCGTTCAAACAAAAGGTTCTTTGACAGGTTCAGCTGTTATGGTTAGTTCGGCCTTGTATGACAAAGCCCCCCGTAGCAGCTTCCAGGAAAGTTTACAGGGAAATGTCCCGGGACTTCAATCCTTGAATGGTTCCGGTCAGCCCGGATCGGTGCCCAGCATCCGTATCCGTGGCATAGGCTCTATCACTGCCGGCAGCACTCCGCTATACGTAGTGGACGGTGTACCGGTAGTGACAGACGACCTCACCGACTTTAATGTGAATTCATTAGCCGGTATCAACAGCGCTGATATCGCTTCCATCTCCGTGCTCAAAGACGCCGCGGCAGCCTCTATATACGGCTCCCGCGCTGCCAACGGGGTGATCCTCATCACCACCAAAACAGGCAGTCCCGGACGCACGCGGATCAGCCTCAGCGCACAACAGGGGGTAAACACCCTTACCATCCCCAAAAGCAATTATCCGCTCAACAACCGCGAGATGATGGAACTACTGCGGGAAGGATGGTACAACAAAAACGATGGCACCGGGGAAGCCGGTTTTATACGGGAACTACAGGCCCGTGGCATCGACAGCACCGTCAATACCGACTGGACAAAGTTATTGACACGCTCCGGCGGCTATACGCAGGCGAATCTTTCCGCCGCCGGCGGAACAGACAAAACCCGCTTTTATGTGTCCGGCGGCTTCTATGACTCCAAATCCGCCCTCCGCGGGGTCGACTACCAGCGGATGACCGGCAAACTTAATCTGAGCAACCAGGCTACCGACAGGCTCTCTTTTAATGTCAACCTGTCGCTGGTATACCAGAAAGCCAATGCAGTAGGGGATGTGGGACTACTGGCCAACCCGGTCCGTTCCCTCGCCCGCATGCAACCCTGGCTGAAAGTATATAACCCGGACGGCTCGTACGACTTCAGTTACAACAATAGTTTCAACCCGATCGCGGTACTCACGGAAGTAACCCGGACCGGCTCCATTTACGGACTGCTGGCCGGTGCAGGCGCCAAATACAATATCACCGGCGACCTGTCGCTCGAGTCCAAGATCAGCCTCGATCTGAATTATGCCCGCAGCAATTCCTTCTATCCGCCCGCCTTTGGCGACGGCAGAAATACCAATGGCAGGGCTTATGTCAACAATAGCCTGTGGAACAACTGGGTATCCACCAGTATCCTGCGGTACCAGCACCGCTGGGGCCAGCATGGCCTGAACACTTTTGCAGGATTTGAGGCGCAACGCACCGGTAATACCGGCAACAGCGCTTCCGCCACCAACTTCCTGCCCGGCAAAAGCGAACTCGCCGATGCCTCCAAGCCCGAATCCATTAGTTCGGTCAACGTCGCCAATTCCCTGACAGGCGTATTCCTCAACGCAGGATACGACTATCAGCAAAAATATTACCTCTCCGGCTCCATCAGAAGGGAT encodes:
- a CDS encoding DUF4974 domain-containing protein, which gives rise to MERWFGVKVYLADKKLKAYRFTGTFKNESLPQILEALKVTSSFRCEIKGNEVFINQ
- a CDS encoding RNA polymerase sigma-70 factor translates to MLQLSNDEIVKGIRSRNKAVFEAVFKQFAPSMYNIAFRYVKDEDDANDMVQDVFLNLWKGAENLDERAPINHYLARATVNTCLNRIKKEQRKEVYAKEQLLTAAPAETSHSMLEHKELEAQYRSALDKLPDQCRRVFEMSRLKGLSPAEIAEQLNISINTVYAHLTTALKKLRVVLINKE
- a CDS encoding SusC/RagA family TonB-linked outer membrane protein, with amino-acid sequence MEKKSSYRFVYRNDLIPAHVRVTIDLKEEPAEEALRRILQGTGLTYKPLTDGLIAIVPGAQAAIPDIVVSGQVTDNTGHPLPGVSIRIAGVNKGATTGTDGQFRMMAPPTGTLVCSFIGYEEQKIAIGHRSMLNIVLKDDARGLNEVVVVAYGVQTKGSLTGSAVMVSSALYDKAPRSSFQESLQGNVPGLQSLNGSGQPGSVPSIRIRGIGSITAGSTPLYVVDGVPVVTDDLTDFNVNSLAGINSADIASISVLKDAAAASIYGSRAANGVILITTKTGSPGRTRISLSAQQGVNTLTIPKSNYPLNNREMMELLREGWYNKNDGTGEAGFIRELQARGIDSTVNTDWTKLLTRSGGYTQANLSAAGGTDKTRFYVSGGFYDSKSALRGVDYQRMTGKLNLSNQATDRLSFNVNLSLVYQKANAVGDVGLLANPVRSLARMQPWLKVYNPDGSYDFSYNNSFNPIAVLTEVTRTGSIYGLLAGAGAKYNITGDLSLESKISLDLNYARSNSFYPPAFGDGRNTNGRAYVNNSLWNNWVSTSILRYQHRWGQHGLNTFAGFEAQRTGNTGNSASATNFLPGKSELADASKPESISSVNVANSLTGVFLNAGYDYQQKYYLSGSIRRDASSRFGAQKRGANFWSVGIAWNIYKESFLHDVPGINELKLRASYGSNGNQAIDNYASLSLYNPANDYEGKPGYVLGQYPNPYLTWEQNKPFNAGVDFAVLKNRISGTVEYYNRVTSRLLLNVPVSSTNGITTVFRNNGEMRNSGWEVSLSTRNILPDNPESFSWRTDFNFSTLKNTITRLDNPMTSIYKREVGGDFYQFFLVGYAGADPQTGEALWYTNASKTATTKVYGEAQRFNQGSALPKFYGGVTNYFAYKGFELSFQFFYNWGNLVYDNWGSFTESDGSGGFGATSKLSRRIYEHRWQQPGDVTSIPKVVYGGTQTGLSNQASSRFLYDGSFVRLRDLLLAYNLPKGWLSKARLSEARVYFRGNNLWTFVKDGQLTMDPEVPVTGDYDQRPPIFKTFLVGVDVNF
- a CDS encoding FecR family protein; this encodes MNKKTDIDIVIRYLEDPDNEQHKQQLNDWIQQDTANLDIFLDMKAMWQGDPLPAASAFDTQGQWLQLNATLDALPSTTTDNTAAPAAPRSTRVFQMKGRYWWAAAAVLAVGLTWTWFGPGSYKTITTAQNLDSLHLPDGSMVYINAHSTVRYSRTFGKNNRHIKIDKGEAFFDVVKNDALPFTVDAPDVEVEVLGTAFNVKAAGSGVKVFVQSGKVSAAYKGKGTDKKVILTPGQEASLARHGSTIDTRFYKKNNNILAWRTRTLTFDDAPLTEVAAALSDFYHVQVDISNQQLNDKKLLATFPNMPLEEVLDIMRKTLQINITRKDNLVEIY
- a CDS encoding RNA polymerase sigma-70 factor; the encoded protein is MREEANIQLLVERIASLGDEQAYKALFRLFYKPLSQFAFSIVKSWESAEEVASDVFMNIWRNRERLLQVQNIKVYLYVSAKNISLNYLSRASRTQHFSLDELEVDISGGYATPEQIFISGEMVKKIEAAINQLPPKRKMIFKLIREDGLRYKEVAQILDISVNTIDVHMAQALKKISEVVHLHFSR
- a CDS encoding helix-turn-helix domain-containing protein produces the protein MENNHQGARKYSSKIIADVMASITPLESLQVETRFVLAGRIAGIMDSRHMSNKELAARMGKNPSEISRWLSGTHNFTIDTLSEIAIALEVPVATFFSPAQPRVVRDVRLTVRSGNIPADSISFSPVTNIR
- a CDS encoding DMT family protein, whose protein sequence is MRTVILLLISNTFMTFAWYGHLKHQDTALWKVILISWGIAFFEYCFMVPANRLGAQEGFSGFQLKTIQEVVTLTVFSVFAVFFLKEPLRWNYLVSFAFLIGAVYFMFKK
- a CDS encoding SusC/RagA family TonB-linked outer membrane protein, whose amino-acid sequence is MPVFLLYFVILVFTGSPAAAQTPDAQPKRISLQYANASLKTVIRDIEKQTRYTFAISTDELETRKGVSIHVHHALLQDVLRQLFPTARYKVEIRDGQIIVIPQNAVHAEVPVTSERPANSNRWLVTGVVTDGLEPLSGVSLREKGTSNGTATSENGSFKVELASGQAVLSVSLIGFETKEIAVRDRHNISVTLQPDLKKLNELVVLGYGLQKRANITGAIAQVDGARLKSRPVPNVMAALQGTATGLVVTRSNGQPGKEGFNLQVRGVNSGSNNTPVIIDGVPGSLAVLNPDDIESVSILKDASAASIYGARGAGGVVLVTTRTGKPGKLAVDFNTLAGFETPIRIPHRLSSAQQARMENEATVNAGGFAPWQPGEIALMEKGNYYAEDYTKPGYYRYYYNFDQLSLLSKKKTSVQNYNLSVKGGDSLNQFSASFGYFGRQGLFVEGPDRTRRLNARFNLNNRFSKHISLETRLSYAQTNTFSPSQPVEGPQGLLAGLYRGPGNVPVFVPGTAHFAFGGAPIYAMLHDGGIREEKNNYIDAVFTLRADSLLAKGLTLRLVYSPQQHTLHDNLGRNSIPLWNQLAPVAALQEHSLLQKSKLQGKGGNLQLLADYDTRLDKHNIHILGGYTQETYNTDQYTAASYDLPPDNVNAYNFNGAPQYSMTRFTNGTLLSLFGKFNYNYDNRYLLEANLIGGRLSQRSSAFPAMEQWQAFPSFSAGWRLNNEEWFYRTFHFFNEFKLRWSWGRLGNVNSWNNIDNDERLSTFTFGYNRPFTPFVYKNPVPQASGWENISTYNYGWDATLFRGRLTLSADYFVKHNRDMRIPVQLSSTEGAWPLRFNSGEMRAWGWEVNAGWRSSHGPFTWYLNANLFNNQTKVLANDGVTPQAGWNVGIPGYPYASLFGYMADGYFQTPGDVQQHAFQSARTAPGDIKYRDINGDHQIDNRDLVYLGSTDPQLAYGIDAGFSWKGLEFSIFFQGVSNRKVMPDPRYSIPFTDGWQQPWDINQDYWTPERPYALFPRLYLHDEQNTVPSSHWVMNGAYIRLKNLQLGYNLPAAWLKRVPVKNLRFYFSGQDLWESTRMKIRYYDPEQAGGYNGNVYPFFRSYTIGLNASF
- a CDS encoding carboxypeptidase-like regulatory domain-containing protein, coding for MKKTITGMLALAAMVVGMSSFKSADATTVRSLDSASVKMDSLMSVDSVARFDSLSTGIDSLMGLDSIAGIDSIAGIDSIAGIDSISGIDSIAGIDSVARIDSFTRVDSFSRVDSVSRMDSLFRNDSLRMDSVKGMDSLRTVEGGSISGKVTPADGAAEVEADNGTEKLKGAVAQGAFAIPAAKAGTYTITIVGKAPYKSAVIKDVKVEDGKATDLGEIKLEQ